A window of the Geothermobacter hydrogeniphilus genome harbors these coding sequences:
- a CDS encoding carboxy terminal-processing peptidase, with amino-acid sequence MYLLRRSLVFSLLLLLLNPLTASLAHARPATDDADVANRAKLLSYVLRQQLTQHHFSHKAIDDKFSEATFDLYLKQLDFQKRFLLASDVAQLRAYADRIDDEFKLGQIELPAIAGQLLDKRIRQVRKIVAELLTRKFDFSREEELESDPEKLAWVADSAALKERWRKILKYQVMVRMLTLEENPESDKKGAGKGKKDPSAKPETQAEARKKIAKRFDHFFDRLLKDTLRDHYDRFFNAATRAFDPHTSYFAPKQKEDFEIGMRGSLEGIGATLREEDGFIKVVRVIPGSAAARQGELAAEDTILAVAQGDEEPVDVTDTRLRDAVELIRGPKGTEVRLTVKKADGKTRVIPIVRDVVEIEETFVKWTTIPDPKTGKLFGYIRIPSFYRDFKGPFQGGTGRNVTDDVEKALQDLKKSRIDGLLIDLRNNGGGALTDAVKISGLFIKSGPVVQVKSSNGQVRVLDDRDPDVAYDGPMLVLVNRFSASASEIFAAALQDYHRALIVGSEHTYGKGTVQTILDLDRAIPFRNMEKYKPLGALKITTQKFYRVSGGSTQDKGVEADLILPDRMQYVKSGEKYMDYALPWDTVPAARYTPWPRPKQSLKVLIENSRKRLEKNKEFQEIVSDAEKVKERRNKTRLTLNIAKARKERAEMDDSNDDPNAFHDGLAMDKDTDKPLDEAAKHKRWEEQVRKDPYTREGVAILDDLLAGTLSVGKTGAETTTANTD; translated from the coding sequence ATGTACCTGTTACGTCGTTCCCTGGTCTTCTCCCTGTTGCTGCTGTTGCTCAATCCGCTGACCGCAAGCCTCGCCCACGCCCGTCCGGCCACGGATGATGCCGACGTCGCCAACCGTGCAAAATTGCTCAGCTACGTGCTGCGTCAGCAGTTGACCCAGCACCACTTCAGCCATAAGGCTATCGACGACAAGTTCTCGGAAGCAACCTTCGACCTCTACCTGAAACAACTCGACTTTCAAAAACGATTTCTGCTCGCCAGCGACGTTGCTCAGTTGCGCGCCTATGCCGATCGCATCGATGATGAATTCAAACTCGGCCAGATTGAACTGCCGGCCATCGCCGGACAGCTGCTCGATAAGCGCATCCGCCAGGTCAGAAAAATTGTTGCCGAACTGCTGACCCGAAAATTCGACTTCAGTCGCGAGGAAGAACTGGAATCCGACCCGGAAAAACTGGCATGGGTTGCCGACAGCGCGGCCTTGAAAGAGCGCTGGCGCAAGATCCTCAAATACCAGGTGATGGTGAGAATGCTGACCCTGGAAGAAAACCCCGAGAGCGACAAGAAGGGGGCCGGGAAAGGCAAAAAGGATCCTTCCGCCAAACCTGAAACCCAGGCCGAAGCGAGGAAAAAGATCGCCAAGCGCTTCGACCACTTTTTCGACCGTCTGCTCAAGGACACCCTCCGGGACCATTACGATCGTTTTTTCAACGCCGCCACCCGCGCCTTCGACCCTCATACCTCCTATTTCGCTCCCAAGCAGAAGGAGGATTTCGAAATCGGCATGCGTGGTTCGCTGGAGGGCATCGGCGCCACTCTGCGTGAGGAGGACGGCTTCATCAAGGTCGTCCGCGTCATCCCCGGAAGTGCCGCCGCGCGCCAGGGCGAACTGGCGGCCGAAGACACCATCCTGGCCGTCGCTCAGGGTGACGAAGAGCCGGTTGATGTCACCGACACACGGTTGCGGGACGCCGTGGAACTGATCCGCGGACCGAAGGGAACCGAGGTCCGCCTGACGGTCAAGAAAGCCGACGGCAAAACCCGCGTCATCCCCATCGTCCGGGATGTGGTGGAAATTGAAGAAACGTTCGTCAAATGGACCACTATCCCTGACCCGAAAACCGGAAAACTCTTCGGCTATATCCGCATCCCCAGCTTTTACCGCGACTTCAAGGGCCCCTTCCAGGGAGGCACCGGGCGCAACGTGACCGATGACGTCGAAAAAGCGTTGCAGGATCTGAAAAAAAGCCGTATTGACGGCCTGCTGATCGACCTGCGCAACAACGGCGGTGGCGCCCTGACCGACGCTGTCAAGATTTCCGGGCTGTTTATCAAATCGGGTCCGGTGGTTCAGGTCAAAAGCAGCAATGGCCAGGTTCGGGTCCTGGATGACCGCGACCCCGACGTTGCCTACGACGGTCCGATGCTGGTTCTGGTCAACCGCTTCAGCGCCTCGGCTTCGGAAATTTTCGCTGCTGCGCTCCAGGATTACCACCGCGCCCTGATCGTCGGCAGCGAACACACTTACGGCAAAGGGACGGTGCAGACCATCCTCGATCTCGATCGGGCCATTCCCTTCCGCAACATGGAAAAATACAAACCGCTCGGGGCCCTGAAAATCACCACCCAGAAGTTCTATCGCGTCAGCGGCGGCTCAACCCAGGACAAGGGAGTCGAAGCGGACCTGATCCTGCCGGATCGTATGCAGTATGTCAAAAGCGGCGAAAAATATATGGATTACGCCCTTCCCTGGGACACCGTGCCGGCGGCCCGTTACACCCCCTGGCCGCGACCGAAACAATCCCTCAAGGTGCTGATAGAAAACAGCAGAAAGCGGCTGGAAAAGAACAAGGAGTTCCAGGAAATCGTCAGCGATGCCGAAAAAGTCAAAGAACGGCGCAACAAAACCCGGCTCACCCTCAACATCGCCAAGGCACGAAAGGAACGTGCCGAGATGGATGACAGCAACGATGATCCGAACGCCTTTCATGACGGTCTCGCTATGGACAAGGATACCGACAAGCCCCTTGATGAAGCCGCCAAGCACAAGCGATGGGAAGAGCAGGTTCGTAAAGATCCCTATACCCGGGAAGGCGTCGCGATCCTCGATGACCTGCTGGCAGGTACCCTCTCCGTGGGAAAAACCGGGGCTGAAACCACGACGGCCAATACTGACTGA
- a CDS encoding 3'-5' exonuclease: MLKQPGLFDPPEPSLLDRPLALLDLETTGTGPTRDRIIEIGLVLCNQGRQEQQWSSLVNPQTPVSDFIADYTGISNTMLETAPLFADIAPKLARLLEGRLLVAHNARFDYSFLQQEFDRCGQRFQAPVLCTVRLSRKLFPKERRHSLDAVIARHDLNCPARHRALGDALVLAEFLAHLRRNVNVTDLNRAIEAQPGADSAPFAR; this comes from the coding sequence ATGCTGAAGCAACCCGGGCTCTTCGATCCCCCGGAACCCTCCCTGCTCGACCGACCGCTGGCACTGCTCGATCTGGAAACAACCGGGACCGGACCGACCCGCGACCGGATCATCGAAATCGGCCTGGTTCTCTGCAACCAGGGGCGACAGGAGCAGCAGTGGTCGTCCCTGGTCAATCCGCAAACCCCGGTCTCGGACTTTATCGCCGACTATACCGGCATCAGCAACACCATGCTGGAAACGGCGCCGCTCTTTGCGGATATCGCGCCGAAACTTGCCCGGCTGCTCGAAGGCCGGCTGCTGGTAGCGCATAACGCCCGTTTCGATTACAGCTTCCTGCAGCAGGAGTTCGATCGCTGCGGACAGCGTTTTCAGGCGCCAGTCCTCTGCACCGTGCGTCTTTCCCGCAAGCTTTTCCCCAAGGAAAGACGCCACAGCCTCGATGCGGTCATAGCCCGTCACGACCTGAACTGCCCGGCGCGTCACCGGGCTCTCGGCGACGCCCTGGTTCTTGCTGAATTCCTGGCACATCTGCGGCGGAACGTCAACGTTACCGACCTCAACCGCGCAATCGAGGCCCAGCCGGGTGCGGACTCTGCACCTTTCGCCCGCTGA
- a CDS encoding Dabb family protein, with amino-acid sequence MLKHLVFFKFKETTGPADIERLAEGLGKLPEKIELIREFVFGRDIIHSDRSYDFALVSMFDDLEAMRAYQVHPDHQRVVAHVKEICSSVIAVDFEC; translated from the coding sequence ATGCTCAAGCACCTGGTATTTTTCAAATTCAAGGAAACCACCGGCCCGGCCGACATCGAACGCCTGGCCGAAGGCCTCGGCAAGCTGCCGGAGAAAATCGAACTGATCCGCGAGTTTGTCTTCGGCCGTGACATCATCCACTCCGACCGTTCCTACGATTTCGCCCTGGTTTCGATGTTCGACGATCTGGAAGCGATGCGGGCCTACCAGGTGCACCCCGACCACCAGCGGGTGGTGGCACACGTCAAGGAAATCTGCTCCTCGGTGATCGCCGTCGATTTCGAATGCTGA
- a CDS encoding DUF1611 domain-containing protein, translating into MQMQKINRDNLFRLKWAYTTRNVDRSHVGLLLSGDVRPAAGDLTLARVDEIGQHRRLELTTSRRADLFEGDHIVVAFGNRYAPDQFEGVVPEHLGPCRLVAAGGVAARLLNSHDRMKRATRITTLGLLADAEGNRLNLRSYRLPQSVAIDSEPLMLAVAGTSMNAGKTTACANLVKGLVRRRLKVAAAKLTGTGAGADYRLLVDAGADPVYDFVDAGYVSTYRISRDALYDVVLTLCGRLTATRPEVIVLEIADGILQQETAQVFGMAEFADRLDGVMFAANDALGAQAGVAWLAARQLPVIGVTGVLTSSPLATREAEAATGLPVFHTSALQHSNVAALIYNCLRSRRRILVQDSAAAAQQAAAGGS; encoded by the coding sequence ATGCAGATGCAGAAAATCAATCGGGACAACCTGTTCCGACTCAAATGGGCCTACACGACCCGCAATGTTGATCGCAGTCACGTCGGGTTGTTGTTGTCCGGTGATGTGCGGCCGGCCGCTGGAGACCTGACCCTGGCGCGGGTTGATGAAATCGGCCAGCATCGCCGCCTGGAACTGACGACCAGTCGTCGGGCCGATCTTTTTGAAGGTGACCATATTGTCGTTGCGTTCGGCAATCGGTATGCTCCCGATCAGTTCGAGGGTGTGGTCCCCGAGCATCTCGGACCCTGTCGGCTGGTGGCTGCCGGTGGTGTCGCAGCGCGGTTGCTCAACAGTCATGACCGGATGAAGCGGGCGACCCGGATTACCACTTTGGGCCTGCTGGCCGATGCTGAGGGGAACCGGCTCAACTTACGTTCCTATCGTCTGCCGCAGTCGGTCGCCATCGATTCTGAACCGCTGATGCTGGCGGTGGCCGGGACCTCGATGAACGCCGGCAAGACGACCGCCTGCGCCAACCTGGTCAAGGGGCTGGTGCGGCGCAGACTGAAAGTGGCCGCCGCCAAGTTGACCGGCACCGGGGCGGGCGCCGACTACCGACTGCTGGTCGATGCCGGAGCGGATCCGGTTTACGATTTCGTTGATGCCGGCTATGTCTCGACCTACCGGATCAGCCGGGACGCGCTTTACGATGTCGTGCTGACCCTCTGTGGTCGGTTGACGGCGACGCGGCCCGAGGTCATCGTCCTTGAAATCGCCGACGGCATTCTGCAGCAGGAGACAGCACAGGTATTCGGTATGGCGGAGTTCGCCGACCGTCTTGACGGGGTGATGTTCGCCGCCAACGACGCTCTCGGTGCCCAGGCCGGGGTCGCCTGGCTGGCGGCCCGTCAACTGCCGGTCATCGGGGTGACCGGGGTGCTGACGTCTTCACCACTGGCGACCCGTGAAGCCGAGGCGGCAACCGGTCTGCCGGTGTTTCACACCAGCGCGCTGCAGCATTCCAATGTTGCGGCTCTGATTTACAATTGCCTGCGCAGTCGGCGGCGGATTCTGGTTCAGGACTCCGCCGCGGCTGCTCAGCAGGCGGCAGCGGGTGGTTCGTGA
- a CDS encoding ABC transporter ATP-binding protein, which translates to MNAPELPPIFARHRRLLFIRLVINGILQALAIIGSMLLVRHAFNVLLNPAYDDPEVNLYELTDVWQIVWLAVGLLVCTGFAAWLRWLERVDAEKLGQDYVHRVRLLLFDRMRRFAPRAMSRRTTGAAMLRFVGDLNSLRRWVSLGLARIVVSAVVTVIALGFLSWLDPSLAGVSLLLLALGLLWNIRLGPRLHGVISEARRRRGRLAGNINEKIRSFAVIQAFDQGARERRRFGRHSLRLREAMIDRARASGRMRVVTDGATAACMGLVLSLGAYQVFRGMTTSGNVVAAMTVVGFLSSAFRDLGRVNEYHQSARVSTEKILSFMRTRTLKGRSSRLPPLRLEAGRIELRDLVLGDYLRGISAVAEGGSRVALVGDNGAGKSTLLHVVARLIDPDSGTVLIDGQDIARCLLSSVRQVFGLISPDLPLMRGSVRYNLRYRCPDAPAEEVARVSRLCGLDELLQALPGGEDYRVQEGGSNLSLGQRHRLAIARALLGRPGILIIDEIDANLDPDAAAVLDRVLEDFAGTVMMVTRNPARLARADQRWYLQQGRLVRIEKQDRASGSLVSLNQNP; encoded by the coding sequence GTGAACGCCCCCGAACTGCCGCCGATTTTCGCCCGTCACCGGCGGCTGCTCTTTATCCGCCTGGTGATCAACGGCATTCTGCAGGCCCTGGCGATTATTGGTTCCATGCTGCTGGTCCGGCATGCCTTCAACGTGCTGCTCAATCCGGCTTATGATGACCCCGAGGTTAATCTCTACGAATTGACCGATGTCTGGCAGATCGTCTGGCTGGCCGTGGGGTTGCTGGTCTGCACCGGGTTCGCGGCCTGGCTGCGCTGGCTGGAGCGGGTCGATGCCGAAAAACTGGGGCAGGATTATGTTCATCGGGTGCGGCTGCTGCTTTTTGACCGCATGCGTCGTTTCGCCCCCCGGGCCATGAGCCGGCGCACCACCGGCGCCGCGATGCTGCGTTTCGTCGGCGATCTCAATTCCCTGCGCCGCTGGGTCAGCCTCGGGCTGGCGCGCATTGTCGTCTCTGCGGTGGTCACCGTTATCGCCCTCGGTTTCCTCTCCTGGCTTGATCCGTCTCTGGCGGGGGTTTCATTGCTGCTGCTGGCCCTGGGGCTGCTCTGGAACATCCGTCTCGGCCCGCGTCTGCACGGCGTTATTTCCGAGGCGCGCCGACGGCGGGGGCGGCTGGCGGGCAATATCAACGAGAAGATCCGTTCTTTTGCCGTTATTCAGGCGTTCGATCAGGGGGCGCGGGAACGGCGGCGATTCGGTCGCCACAGCCTGCGGCTCCGTGAGGCGATGATTGACCGGGCGCGGGCGTCGGGACGGATGCGGGTGGTGACCGACGGTGCGACCGCGGCCTGCATGGGGCTGGTTCTTTCCCTTGGCGCCTACCAGGTTTTTCGCGGCATGACCACCTCGGGCAATGTCGTCGCGGCGATGACGGTGGTCGGCTTTCTCTCTTCGGCGTTCCGTGATCTGGGGCGGGTCAACGAGTATCATCAGAGCGCCCGGGTGTCGACGGAAAAGATTCTCAGTTTCATGCGGACCCGGACCCTTAAGGGGCGCTCATCGCGATTACCGCCGCTGCGTCTTGAGGCCGGGCGCATCGAGTTGCGCGACCTGGTCCTCGGTGACTATCTGCGCGGCATCAGCGCGGTCGCCGAGGGTGGCTCGCGGGTGGCGCTGGTCGGTGACAATGGCGCCGGCAAGTCGACGCTGCTGCATGTCGTCGCGCGGCTGATCGACCCGGACAGCGGTACGGTGTTGATTGATGGTCAGGACATCGCCAGATGCCTGCTTTCTTCGGTACGGCAGGTCTTCGGCCTGATCAGTCCCGACCTGCCGCTGATGCGCGGTTCGGTTCGCTACAATCTTCGTTATCGTTGCCCGGACGCTCCTGCCGAGGAGGTCGCGAGGGTTTCCAGGTTGTGCGGGCTGGATGAGTTGCTGCAGGCGTTGCCGGGGGGGGAGGATTACCGGGTGCAGGAAGGCGGCAGCAACCTTTCTCTCGGACAACGCCATCGACTTGCCATTGCCCGGGCCCTGCTCGGTCGGCCGGGGATTCTGATCATCGACGAAATTGACGCCAATCTTGATCCTGATGCCGCCGCGGTGCTGGACCGGGTGCTGGAGGATTTCGCCGGGACGGTCATGATGGTGACCCGCAACCCGGCCCGCCTGGCCCGCGCCGATCAGCGCTGGTATCTGCAGCAGGGGCGCCTGGTGCGGATTGAAAAACAGGACCGCGCCAGCGGCTCGCTGGTCAGTCTGAACCAGAATCCGTGA